In Streptomyces sp. NBC_01439, the following are encoded in one genomic region:
- a CDS encoding class I SAM-dependent methyltransferase, whose product MSEREQGLGDVQRAHWQQTYGRHPGMYGEEPSDPAIHAAAVFGAAGARKVLELGAGHGRDALYFARQGFSVLATDFSPVGLEQLREAAAAQDVTERVTTAVHDVRDPLPLADASVDAVFAHMLLCMALSTQEIHALVAEVRRVLRPGGVFVYTVRHTGDAHYQAGAGHGDDIWEHGGFAVHFFSRDLVDALAGSWTLVEVAAVEEGGLPRRLWRVTQTVPR is encoded by the coding sequence ATGTCGGAGCGGGAGCAGGGGCTGGGCGACGTTCAGCGTGCGCACTGGCAGCAGACCTACGGCCGGCATCCCGGCATGTACGGGGAGGAGCCATCCGATCCGGCGATCCACGCCGCTGCCGTCTTCGGGGCCGCCGGCGCCCGGAAGGTGCTGGAGCTGGGTGCCGGCCATGGCCGTGACGCGCTGTACTTTGCCCGCCAGGGATTCTCCGTGTTGGCCACCGACTTCAGCCCAGTGGGTCTGGAACAGCTGCGTGAAGCCGCCGCGGCCCAGGACGTCACGGAGCGGGTCACCACAGCGGTCCACGACGTCCGCGATCCTCTGCCGCTCGCGGACGCCTCGGTGGATGCCGTGTTCGCCCACATGCTGCTCTGCATGGCACTGTCCACCCAGGAGATCCACGCCCTGGTCGCCGAGGTGCGACGGGTACTGCGGCCGGGCGGAGTGTTCGTCTACACCGTCCGCCACACTGGGGACGCCCACTACCAGGCCGGTGCCGGGCACGGAGACGACATCTGGGAACACGGCGGCTTCGCCGTCCACTTCTTCTCCCGCGACCTGGTCGACGCCCTCGCCGGAAGCTGGACTCTGGTCGAGGTCGCCGCCGTCGAGGAAGGCGGCCTCCCCCGGCGGCTGTGGCGCGTCACGCAGACCGTCCCTCGGTGA
- a CDS encoding SHOCT domain-containing protein — translation MFWYDHGMGGWGWVAMTFSMVLLVALAVAGVALLLRSVDRFPSGPVRPPAAPSAKQVLAERFARGEIDEEEYEQRLTALRAHGPGHGRPGPGET, via the coding sequence ATGTTCTGGTACGACCACGGAATGGGCGGATGGGGCTGGGTCGCCATGACGTTCAGCATGGTCCTCCTCGTGGCCCTGGCCGTCGCGGGAGTCGCACTGCTCCTCCGCAGTGTCGACCGCTTCCCCTCGGGCCCAGTGCGGCCCCCGGCTGCGCCTTCCGCCAAGCAGGTGCTCGCCGAACGGTTCGCCCGAGGCGAGATCGACGAAGAAGAGTACGAACAACGTCTGACCGCACTGCGCGCGCACGGGCCAGGGCACGGCCGGCCGGGTCCGGGAGAGACCTGA
- a CDS encoding universal stress protein — translation MEGTTSSSELGTVVVGVDGSEPARWAAFWAAEEAARRECPLRIVHGSDTDGRVLYVSAKSIEHVRQAGRELLDATVAAVTERFPGLQVNAEFSRRAPVPSLHQAAGPDGTIVVGSRGLGGFSSLMLGSVGLKVAAGAKTPVIIVRGTENGAGTGAVLAAVRDEHDLDCARYAAREAQIREGSLRLLHVWNILQSVGEVVTLLDDVEEIANEQVHHLNAVADRVRQEFPDLAVQGDAEKSTSVASVLVEASRRADLLVMGGRRAPSYLGPTLGRVTHSLVHHAHCPVELIPRHTDENGSES, via the coding sequence GAACCGGCCCGGTGGGCAGCGTTCTGGGCGGCGGAGGAGGCCGCACGCCGGGAGTGCCCGCTGCGCATCGTGCACGGGTCCGACACGGACGGCCGGGTCCTCTACGTCTCGGCGAAGAGCATCGAGCATGTCCGCCAGGCAGGCCGGGAACTACTGGATGCCACGGTGGCCGCAGTCACGGAGCGGTTTCCCGGCCTGCAAGTCAACGCCGAGTTCAGCCGCAGGGCACCGGTCCCGAGCCTCCACCAGGCCGCGGGCCCCGACGGCACCATCGTGGTCGGCAGCCGGGGGCTGGGCGGTTTCAGCTCCCTCATGCTCGGATCGGTCGGCCTCAAGGTCGCAGCGGGGGCGAAGACGCCCGTCATCATCGTCAGGGGCACCGAGAACGGCGCTGGGACGGGCGCGGTGCTCGCCGCCGTCCGTGACGAGCACGACCTCGATTGCGCACGGTACGCCGCACGCGAGGCACAGATCCGCGAGGGCTCACTGCGGCTGCTGCACGTGTGGAACATCCTGCAGTCCGTCGGCGAGGTCGTGACCCTGCTCGACGACGTGGAGGAAATCGCCAACGAGCAGGTCCATCACCTGAACGCGGTGGCGGACCGGGTGCGCCAGGAGTTTCCGGACCTGGCCGTGCAGGGTGACGCGGAGAAGAGCACGTCAGTGGCTTCTGTCCTGGTCGAGGCTTCGCGCCGGGCGGACCTGCTGGTGATGGGCGGCCGAAGGGCACCCAGCTACCTCGGGCCCACCCTCGGACGGGTCACGCACAGCCTCGTCCATCATGCCCACTGCCCCGTAGAGCTCATTCCGCGCCACACGGACGAGAACGGGAGCGAATCGTGA
- a CDS encoding universal stress protein: MSDAGEHEEIVVGIDPARDWRLPLAWAVDEAGRRRLRLRLVVAVPPQHDTQHVDDTPRSIALHQVVSDALGEAAAWSRERHPEVESVVDLVEGFPAPEIGRLSRRARMIVLGSRHLSRTSEFLSAGSLVVPVSAQAQCPVIVVGDAEHVTQQPPYLVVGIDGSDSSKAALALAFEEADLRGARLRAVSVWEPPLFLHHDEEAALQGQRRMLSETTAGWSQEYPDVVLTHEVLSGHPVEELAGAAEHALAVVVGRRGKGGYTGMRLGSVVHGLLHRAHCPVITVPVR; this comes from the coding sequence GTGAGCGACGCGGGCGAACACGAGGAGATCGTCGTGGGCATCGACCCGGCCAGGGACTGGCGTCTTCCCCTGGCCTGGGCGGTGGACGAGGCCGGGCGACGCCGGCTACGGCTGCGACTCGTCGTAGCCGTACCTCCTCAACACGACACGCAACACGTCGACGACACACCGCGTAGCATCGCCTTGCATCAGGTGGTCTCAGACGCCCTCGGCGAGGCTGCCGCCTGGAGCAGGGAGCGACACCCGGAGGTCGAATCGGTCGTGGATCTCGTCGAGGGGTTCCCCGCCCCGGAGATCGGTCGCCTGTCGAGGCGGGCCCGCATGATCGTGCTCGGCTCCCGTCACCTGAGCCGGACTTCGGAGTTCCTCAGCGCCGGTTCCCTGGTTGTTCCCGTCAGCGCCCAGGCGCAGTGTCCGGTCATTGTCGTGGGCGACGCCGAGCACGTCACGCAACAGCCGCCCTACCTGGTGGTGGGCATTGACGGGAGCGATTCCTCGAAGGCGGCCCTCGCGCTGGCATTCGAAGAGGCCGACCTCAGGGGGGCCAGGCTGCGTGCCGTGTCGGTGTGGGAGCCCCCGCTCTTCCTGCACCACGACGAGGAGGCCGCGCTCCAAGGGCAACGACGCATGCTGTCCGAGACGACGGCAGGCTGGTCGCAGGAGTACCCGGACGTCGTGTTGACGCACGAGGTGCTGTCCGGGCACCCGGTGGAGGAGCTCGCCGGTGCCGCCGAGCACGCCCTCGCCGTGGTCGTGGGCCGTCGTGGCAAGGGAGGTTACACGGGCATGCGACTCGGATCGGTTGTCCACGGGCTGCTGCACCGGGCGCACTGCCCGGTGATCACGGTCCCCGTGCGGTGA